The Desulfitibacter alkalitolerans DSM 16504 DNA segment CAACCCTTCTCTGGTTTGCTTTCCATTGCCATTGGGAAACAATCCCCCTTTTTTAAACAACAACAAATAACCCATCTCAGGATGAGTTATCCTAATATAAAACTTAACAGAAAAGAAAAAACTGAATCTACAACCCAAATTAAGACCGCTACCATTGCGACAGCTGCTAATACAACAGATGTATAAGTAACAATCTCCTTTTTGGTAGGCCAATGAACTTTTTTAAGTTCCGACCAGACGCCTTTGAAAAACTTAACTATTCTTTCAGTGAATTTGACATTTTTCTGGGTCTTTGGAGCAGTCTTCACCTTAATAGCCTCACTTTCTCATACCATGTATAAAGGTATATCTTGTTACTTAGTTTCTTTATGAGCCGTATGTGTTTTGCAGAATGAGCAGTACTTTTTAAATTCTAATCTATCTGGATCATTTTTTTTATTCTTCTTTGTTATATAATTGCGTCGTTTACATTCTGTACACGCTAAAGTAACATCCACTCTCATTCAAGACACCCCCTAAATCTATAGCTATATATACGTATACTGCACGTACAAAGTCAGTACCTTTCCTAATTTATCACAAATAGAAAAAGGTGTCAACAACAAGTATTTTGTTAACTCATAAGTTAATTCATAAGATTAATTCAGCAGACAGGAAGCTTTATTCTGTCTGCTGAAACTATTATTACACTAATTTTGGGTTATTACTCTGCAATTATTTCAGAAACAACGCCTGCACCAACAGTTCTTCCACCTTCTCTAATTGCAAATCTCAGTCCTGGTTCAATGGCTATTGGTGTAATCAAGG contains these protein-coding regions:
- the secE gene encoding preprotein translocase subunit SecE, whose protein sequence is MKTAPKTQKNVKFTERIVKFFKGVWSELKKVHWPTKKEIVTYTSVVLAAVAMVAVLIWVVDSVFSFLLSFILG
- the rpmG gene encoding 50S ribosomal protein L33 is translated as MRVDVTLACTECKRRNYITKKNKKNDPDRLEFKKYCSFCKTHTAHKETK